A single genomic interval of Asinibacterium sp. OR53 harbors:
- a CDS encoding YgcG family protein, whose translation MKRIVFLLLAILGMHTLMAQNILPKPNPPRLVNDAAGVLLPEQREILEQKLVALDDSSSNQIAVVLVKTLNDYPIEEYAVKLFRDWGIGNKKTNNGVLLIAAINDRKVRIEVGYGLEGAIPDVVSASIIRNDIAPNFRDGNYYRGIDQATNSIAKAAVGEYKVKRERQNSSGTSAKSIFTFIIILVVVLVILGRGGGGGGGMVSRRGYGDIAQTIFWTSLLSGGGRGGGGWGGGDSGGGGFGGFGGGSSGGGGASGGW comes from the coding sequence ATGAAGCGGATCGTATTTTTACTCCTGGCGATATTGGGGATGCATACCCTGATGGCGCAGAACATACTTCCCAAACCCAACCCGCCGAGGCTGGTGAACGATGCTGCCGGTGTATTATTGCCCGAACAGCGCGAGATATTGGAGCAGAAACTGGTGGCGCTGGACGACAGCAGCTCCAACCAGATCGCTGTGGTGTTGGTTAAAACACTGAACGATTACCCCATAGAAGAGTACGCCGTAAAGCTTTTCCGCGATTGGGGCATCGGCAATAAGAAAACCAATAACGGCGTATTGCTGATTGCAGCTATCAACGACCGGAAGGTACGCATTGAAGTAGGGTACGGACTGGAAGGCGCCATTCCCGATGTTGTTAGCGCCAGCATCATCCGCAATGATATCGCTCCCAATTTTCGCGATGGTAATTATTACCGCGGCATCGACCAGGCCACCAACTCCATTGCCAAAGCAGCAGTGGGAGAATACAAAGTAAAACGCGAACGGCAGAATAGCAGTGGCACCAGCGCTAAATCGATCTTTACTTTCATTATCATACTGGTAGTGGTATTGGTAATACTAGGCCGCGGTGGCGGAGGAGGTGGTGGTATGGTAAGCCGGCGCGGTTATGGCGATATTGCACAAACTATTTTCTGGACATCCCTCCTGAGCGGCGGCGGTCGCGGTGGCGGCGGCTGGGGTGGTGGTGACAGCGGCGGCGGTGGCTTCGGCGGTTTCGGCGGCGGAAGCAGCGGCGGCGGCGGCGCCAGCGGTGGCTGGTAA
- the gap gene encoding type I glyceraldehyde-3-phosphate dehydrogenase, translated as MSTVKVAINGFGRIGRLVFRQIYNMKGIEVVAINDLTSPKVLAHLLKYDSAQGRFDATVTSTEDAIVVNGETVKIYAQRDPAQIPWGSHGVDVVIESTGFFTDKAKAEAHLTAGAKRVVISAPATGDLKTVVFNVNHNILDGSETIISCASCTTNCLAPMAKVMNDQYGIVAGFMTTIHAYTNDQNTLDAPHAKGDLRRARAAAANIVPNSTGAAKAIGLVLPELKGKLDGAAQRVPTITGSLTELTTILTKKVTAEEVNAAMKAASNESFGYTEDEIVSSDVIGMHFGSLYDGTQTKVITVGDTQLVKTVSWYDNEMSYVSQLVRTVKYFAGLISK; from the coding sequence ATGAGTACAGTTAAAGTTGCCATTAACGGATTCGGACGCATAGGCCGTTTGGTGTTTCGCCAAATCTATAATATGAAAGGAATCGAAGTGGTTGCTATCAACGATCTGACAAGTCCCAAAGTATTAGCTCATTTATTGAAATACGACAGTGCACAAGGCCGTTTTGATGCTACCGTTACTTCTACAGAAGACGCCATCGTAGTGAACGGAGAAACCGTAAAAATATACGCACAGAGAGATCCCGCACAAATTCCCTGGGGTTCACATGGTGTAGACGTGGTGATTGAGTCAACCGGATTTTTTACCGATAAAGCCAAAGCGGAAGCGCACCTCACAGCCGGGGCCAAGCGCGTAGTGATCTCTGCCCCCGCTACCGGTGACCTGAAAACCGTAGTATTCAATGTAAACCATAATATCTTGGACGGCAGCGAAACCATCATTTCCTGCGCATCCTGTACTACCAACTGCCTGGCGCCGATGGCCAAAGTAATGAACGACCAGTACGGCATCGTAGCTGGTTTCATGACTACCATCCACGCTTATACCAACGACCAGAATACCCTCGATGCGCCCCACGCCAAAGGCGACCTGCGCCGCGCAAGGGCTGCAGCAGCCAATATCGTTCCCAACAGTACCGGGGCGGCCAAAGCCATCGGACTGGTACTGCCCGAACTGAAAGGTAAACTCGACGGAGCTGCACAGCGTGTGCCTACCATTACCGGTTCACTCACAGAACTGACTACCATCCTCACCAAAAAAGTAACGGCCGAAGAAGTAAATGCCGCTATGAAAGCCGCCAGCAACGAAAGCTTCGGTTATACTGAAGACGAGATCGTTAGCTCGGATGTGATCGGTATGCACTTCGGTTCTTTGTACGATGGTACACAAACCAAAGTGATCACCGTTGGCGATACACAACTGGTGAAGACAGTTAGCTGGTACGATAACGAAATGAGTTATGTAAGTCAGCTGGTGCGTACTGTTAAGTATTTCGCCGGTCTGATCAGCAAATAA
- a CDS encoding TPM domain-containing protein produces MLRLFSKRPDRYFSADEQKRIVAAIQHAERRTSGELRVFIESRCRFVDPLRRAHEIFGGLKMYETAARNAVLVYIAMKDRQLAVFGDEGIHQRVGSAFWNQEVQQMLQHFNKNNYTEGIVQIVTEIGEALAQHFPYDEQTDKNELPDDIVFGK; encoded by the coding sequence ATGTTGCGATTATTCAGTAAAAGACCCGACCGTTATTTTTCTGCCGATGAACAGAAGCGCATCGTTGCAGCCATCCAGCATGCAGAACGCAGGACCAGTGGCGAACTGCGGGTATTCATCGAAAGTCGTTGCCGTTTCGTTGACCCTTTGCGGAGGGCGCATGAAATATTCGGCGGACTGAAAATGTACGAGACGGCGGCGCGTAATGCTGTGCTGGTCTATATTGCCATGAAAGACCGGCAACTGGCTGTTTTCGGCGATGAAGGCATTCACCAGCGCGTGGGGTCTGCTTTCTGGAACCAGGAAGTACAACAAATGCTGCAGCATTTTAATAAGAACAACTACACAGAAGGCATCGTTCAGATCGTTACGGAAATAGGAGAAGCGCTCGCGCAGCATTTCCCTTATGATGAACAAACAGACAAGAACGAGTTGCCCGACGATATTGTATTCGGAAAATAA
- the pgk gene encoding phosphoglycerate kinase: MSRFTHHSFAGQKALIRVDFNVPLNANFEITDDTRIRATIPTIQKILNDGGSVILMSHLGRPKDGPTEKYSLKHLVAHLQGLLSKATGHAVPVHFADDCIGESAIQAAAALKPGEVLLLENLRFYKEEEKGDPAFAEKLSKLGDVYVNDAFGTAHRAHASTAVIAQFFPADKKMFGLVMEGEVSSAEKVLHQASKPFTAIIGGAKVSDKILILENLLERATDIIIGGGMAYTFMKAQGGNIGNSLCEEDRLQTALDLLKKAEEKGVCIHLPSDSVIADKFAADANTSTAPSNQIPDGWMGLDIAENACEQFSNCIKRSKTILWNGPMGVFEMEKFQHGTKTIATAVANATQNGAFSLVGGGDSVAAVNQFGFTDKVSYVSTGGGALLEYFEGKVLPGIAAIQA, from the coding sequence ATGAGCCGTTTTACCCATCACTCTTTCGCCGGACAAAAAGCGTTGATCCGCGTAGATTTCAATGTACCCCTGAACGCCAATTTCGAGATCACCGATGATACGAGGATAAGGGCCACCATTCCTACCATCCAAAAAATATTGAACGATGGCGGAAGCGTGATCTTAATGAGTCACCTCGGACGCCCGAAAGACGGCCCTACAGAAAAATATTCGCTGAAGCACCTGGTTGCTCATTTACAAGGATTATTGAGCAAAGCCACAGGCCACGCGGTACCTGTTCATTTTGCAGATGATTGTATTGGCGAAAGCGCCATACAGGCTGCTGCTGCCCTGAAGCCCGGTGAAGTGTTGCTGCTCGAGAACCTCCGCTTTTACAAAGAGGAAGAAAAAGGCGATCCTGCTTTTGCCGAAAAACTGAGTAAGCTGGGTGATGTATACGTGAATGATGCATTCGGTACCGCACACAGGGCGCATGCTTCCACAGCCGTGATCGCGCAATTCTTTCCTGCCGATAAAAAAATGTTCGGACTGGTGATGGAAGGTGAAGTGTCCAGCGCGGAGAAAGTATTGCACCAGGCATCCAAACCCTTTACGGCCATCATCGGTGGGGCGAAAGTGAGTGATAAGATACTCATCCTGGAGAACCTCCTGGAGCGCGCCACAGACATCATCATCGGAGGTGGCATGGCCTATACTTTCATGAAAGCGCAGGGAGGAAATATTGGTAATTCACTCTGCGAGGAAGACCGCCTGCAAACGGCGCTCGACCTGCTGAAGAAAGCCGAAGAAAAAGGCGTATGCATTCACCTGCCATCCGATTCTGTGATCGCCGATAAATTTGCAGCCGATGCCAATACTTCCACCGCTCCCAGCAACCAGATTCCCGATGGCTGGATGGGACTGGATATTGCAGAAAATGCCTGTGAGCAATTCAGCAACTGCATCAAACGTTCAAAGACCATTTTGTGGAACGGCCCCATGGGTGTATTTGAAATGGAAAAGTTCCAGCATGGTACCAAAACCATTGCTACTGCAGTGGCAAACGCAACACAGAACGGCGCTTTCTCACTGGTAGGCGGAGGCGATAGCGTAGCCGCCGTGAACCAGTTTGGCTTTACAGATAAAGTAAGCTATGTATCAACAGGAGGCGGCGCCCTGCTGGAATATTTCGAGGGAAAAGTATTACCGGGTATTGCAGCCATCCAGGCCTGA
- a CDS encoding DPP IV N-terminal domain-containing protein — MKMNKLLLLTLLLATCVRIIHAQPPHGYKWTKDGNGYFAAENGEIVRYELPAFIKTVIASKEKLTPAGENNPISIRNFFFSNDNTQVLIYNNSKKVWRYDTRGDYWILNLTTGSLKKMGKQFPASSLMFAKFSPDGRKLAYVSNYNIYVEDIATGKVTALTSGGTRKKINGTFDWAYEEEFFCRDGFRWSPDGRKIAYWQIDASRTKDYLMINNTDSIYPFVKPVEYPVAGEAPSPFRIGVADITTANTKWMNIPTDPVLQSYVPRMEWAANSHELIVQHLNRKQNESNLLVCNIATGASNAIYSEKEKTWIDILPLWDDDYAYGGWDWLNNGKEFLWASEKDGWRHLYRVSRDGQKETLVTKGNYDVMDISSIDEPGGYVYFFASPDNATQKYLYRTKLDGTGTAERLTPMNQPGTHDYEVSPTGHFAIHSFSNYYTRPVEEWVSLPDHKAFNGDNVNNALAKTSPAQSNLNFFKVKTAEGVEMDAWMVKPNHFDSTKKYPVVFYVYTEPWGQNVKDQYGVGHNFLFNGNMSEEGYIYISIDNRGTPVPKGREWRKSVYRKIGQVNIRDQALAAKEILKWPFTDTSRVAVWGWSGGGSATLNLMFQYPEIYKTGIAVAGVGNQLTYDNIYQERYMGLPQENREDFVNGSPITHAKNLKGHLLYIHGTGDDNVHYNNAEMLINELIANGKQFQLMSYPNRSHGIFEGKGTTAHLSHLYTDYLRMYCPPGPGAR, encoded by the coding sequence ATGAAAATGAACAAATTGTTGTTGCTTACTTTGTTGTTGGCAACATGCGTACGCATCATCCATGCCCAACCCCCTCATGGATACAAATGGACCAAAGATGGCAACGGTTATTTCGCGGCAGAAAATGGAGAGATCGTTCGATATGAATTGCCTGCCTTCATCAAAACAGTCATCGCTTCGAAAGAAAAATTAACGCCTGCCGGTGAGAATAATCCCATCAGCATCCGCAATTTTTTCTTTTCCAACGACAATACCCAGGTACTGATCTATAACAACAGCAAGAAAGTATGGCGCTACGATACCCGCGGCGATTACTGGATACTCAACCTTACAACCGGCAGCCTGAAAAAAATGGGCAAGCAATTCCCGGCTTCTTCCCTCATGTTCGCCAAATTCTCTCCCGATGGCAGGAAACTTGCCTATGTAAGTAATTATAATATTTATGTAGAAGATATTGCTACCGGTAAAGTCACTGCACTCACCAGCGGTGGTACCCGCAAAAAGATCAACGGCACATTCGACTGGGCCTATGAAGAAGAATTCTTTTGCAGGGATGGATTCAGGTGGAGTCCCGATGGCCGTAAGATCGCTTACTGGCAGATAGATGCTTCCCGCACAAAGGATTACCTGATGATCAACAATACCGATTCTATCTATCCTTTTGTAAAGCCTGTAGAATATCCGGTTGCAGGTGAAGCGCCTTCTCCTTTCAGGATCGGCGTAGCAGATATTACCACTGCCAACACAAAATGGATGAACATTCCTACAGACCCGGTATTGCAATCTTATGTTCCGCGGATGGAATGGGCAGCCAACAGCCATGAACTGATTGTGCAACACCTGAACCGCAAACAAAACGAATCAAACCTCTTGGTTTGCAATATTGCTACGGGTGCATCCAATGCGATCTACAGTGAAAAAGAAAAAACATGGATCGATATACTGCCTTTGTGGGATGATGATTATGCTTACGGTGGATGGGACTGGCTCAACAATGGCAAGGAGTTCCTGTGGGCAAGTGAAAAAGACGGGTGGCGCCACCTGTATCGCGTTAGTCGCGATGGACAAAAAGAAACGCTGGTTACAAAAGGCAATTATGATGTGATGGACATCAGCTCCATCGATGAGCCAGGCGGGTATGTTTATTTTTTTGCTTCACCCGATAACGCCACACAGAAATATTTGTATCGCACCAAACTCGACGGTACCGGAACAGCAGAGCGATTGACGCCCATGAACCAACCGGGTACACACGATTATGAAGTGTCGCCAACGGGGCATTTTGCCATACATTCATTCTCCAATTATTATACAAGGCCTGTTGAAGAATGGGTATCATTGCCCGATCACAAAGCATTCAATGGCGACAATGTAAACAATGCACTGGCAAAGACAAGCCCCGCTCAATCGAATCTCAACTTTTTCAAAGTGAAAACTGCGGAAGGAGTAGAGATGGATGCCTGGATGGTAAAGCCAAACCATTTTGATTCTACAAAAAAATACCCCGTTGTATTTTATGTGTATACAGAGCCGTGGGGACAAAACGTAAAAGACCAATACGGTGTTGGCCATAATTTCCTGTTCAATGGAAACATGTCCGAAGAAGGATATATCTATATTTCAATTGATAACCGCGGAACGCCTGTACCCAAAGGGAGAGAGTGGCGTAAATCTGTGTACCGGAAAATAGGACAGGTCAATATCCGCGACCAGGCACTGGCAGCAAAAGAGATACTCAAATGGCCTTTTACAGACACTTCGCGTGTGGCCGTATGGGGCTGGAGCGGTGGCGGTTCGGCCACACTCAACCTGATGTTCCAGTATCCTGAAATTTATAAAACAGGCATTGCGGTAGCCGGTGTAGGTAATCAATTGACTTACGACAATATCTACCAGGAACGTTACATGGGGTTGCCGCAGGAGAACAGGGAAGACTTTGTGAATGGTTCACCCATCACACACGCCAAAAACCTGAAAGGACATCTGCTCTATATCCATGGTACGGGCGACGACAACGTGCATTACAACAATGCAGAAATGCTGATCAATGAATTGATTGCAAATGGCAAACAATTCCAACTGATGAGTTATCCCAACCGGTCACACGGCATTTTTGAAGGCAAAGGAACTACGGCACATCTTTCGCATTTGTACACCGATTACCTGCGCATGTATTGCCCGCCGGGGCCCGGTGCCCGCTGA
- the yidC gene encoding membrane protein insertase YidC: MKTDKNTVIGFILLGVLFFIFFWYNNKQQATLLEARKKQEDSLARIAASRIKPEDKALARIDSLKRDSASRVAAAGDFTTAAIGQEQLVSVENDVIKVTFTTKGGQVKSVELKNYHSAQGSPVVLFNQNQLGYNVNTAANQSASTTGLFFTPSAPVTQADGSQSINFSINAANGESIIHQFVIRKGAYMVDWNVSLTGADKLLSQGQFNLQWNGETFQQERTATYERQMSNICFSEGNEFDYMSAKTERKFEKNVQWVSMVQQFFNTTLVAKNGFGSGDVQWQRKTDSSNVLATAQMNLQAKLPVTASVSVPLQLYFGPSDYSILKHQAPEMDRIVNLGRDMYSFVRPINKFIIMPVFDFFAGFVKNYGWVVLLLTLFIRLVTSPLTYSSYLSGAKMKVLRPELDVIKKKFGSDQQGFAMEQMKLFREAGVNPLGGCIPALLQIPIFFALYSFFNSNIALRGQSFLWSQDLSSYDVIAKLPFNVPLGFGDHISLFTITAVITSFLISIYNMSMTPTQDNPMMKYMPYIFPFMLLFIFNRLPSALTWYYTVSNLITLGLQFVIQNYIINHDKILAKIEEKRKAPKTKSKWQDRYEQMMESQKKLQDLKEKNQRRNN, encoded by the coding sequence ATGAAGACGGATAAGAATACGGTCATTGGATTCATCTTGCTGGGAGTCCTGTTTTTTATTTTTTTCTGGTACAATAACAAACAACAGGCCACATTATTGGAAGCGAGGAAAAAACAGGAAGATTCCCTTGCCCGTATAGCCGCCAGTCGCATTAAACCGGAGGATAAAGCCCTTGCGCGCATCGATTCCCTGAAGCGTGATTCTGCTTCCCGCGTAGCGGCTGCAGGTGATTTTACCACGGCTGCCATTGGACAGGAACAGCTGGTGAGCGTGGAAAACGACGTGATCAAAGTAACTTTTACCACCAAAGGCGGGCAGGTAAAATCGGTAGAACTGAAAAACTACCATTCAGCCCAGGGCAGTCCCGTGGTGCTTTTTAACCAGAACCAACTGGGATATAATGTAAATACGGCGGCCAACCAATCGGCTTCCACCACCGGTTTATTCTTCACGCCTTCGGCTCCCGTAACCCAGGCCGATGGCAGCCAATCTATCAACTTCAGCATCAACGCCGCGAATGGAGAGAGTATCATACACCAGTTTGTGATCAGGAAAGGCGCTTATATGGTTGATTGGAATGTATCCCTGACCGGTGCAGATAAATTGCTGAGCCAGGGGCAATTCAACCTGCAATGGAACGGCGAAACTTTTCAGCAGGAAAGGACAGCTACTTATGAAAGGCAGATGTCGAATATCTGTTTTTCAGAAGGCAACGAGTTCGATTATATGTCTGCCAAAACGGAACGCAAGTTTGAAAAAAATGTACAATGGGTGAGTATGGTGCAACAGTTCTTCAATACCACGCTCGTGGCAAAGAACGGCTTCGGCAGTGGCGATGTACAATGGCAACGCAAGACCGATTCCAGCAATGTACTGGCTACGGCGCAGATGAACCTGCAGGCCAAACTGCCGGTGACAGCATCGGTATCTGTACCGCTTCAATTATACTTTGGTCCCAGCGACTATTCGATCCTCAAGCACCAGGCTCCTGAAATGGACCGCATTGTGAACCTGGGCCGTGACATGTATTCTTTTGTAAGGCCTATCAACAAATTCATCATCATGCCCGTATTCGATTTCTTTGCGGGTTTTGTGAAGAACTACGGATGGGTGGTATTGTTGCTGACTTTGTTCATCAGGCTGGTAACATCACCGCTTACTTACAGCAGTTACCTGAGCGGCGCCAAGATGAAAGTGTTGCGCCCCGAGCTGGATGTGATCAAAAAGAAATTCGGCAGCGACCAGCAGGGCTTTGCCATGGAGCAAATGAAATTATTCCGCGAAGCGGGTGTGAACCCACTGGGTGGTTGTATCCCGGCTTTATTGCAGATTCCCATCTTCTTTGCATTGTATAGTTTCTTCAATTCCAATATTGCGCTGCGCGGACAATCCTTCCTCTGGAGCCAGGACCTTTCTTCTTATGATGTGATTGCCAAACTGCCTTTCAATGTACCGTTGGGATTCGGAGATCATATCAGTTTGTTCACTATTACAGCCGTAATAACGAGCTTCCTGATCTCTATTTACAATATGAGCATGACGCCAACACAGGATAATCCGATGATGAAGTACATGCCGTATATTTTCCCTTTCATGCTGCTGTTCATCTTTAACAGGTTGCCTTCGGCGCTGACCTGGTATTATACGGTATCGAACCTCATCACACTCGGACTGCAGTTCGTGATCCAGAATTATATCATCAACCATGATAAGATACTGGCCAAGATCGAAGAAAAGCGTAAAGCGCCCAAGACCAAAAGCAAATGGCAGGATCGCTATGAGCAGATGATGGAAAGCCAGAAAAAGTTGCAGGACCTGAAAGAGAAGAACCAGCGTCGCAATAACTGA
- a CDS encoding LemA family protein, which translates to MSTKSLTLIVIAALVLILGGCGCRGYNGLVVQDETVNKAWNNVQSDYQRRADLIPNLVNTVKGEANFEQTTLQNVIQARASATQIKVDPKDLTPEKLQQFQQAQGQLSQALGRLLMVSENYPNLRANDAFRGLQAQLEGTENRIKVSRNDFNQAVADYNVKARSFPMNILAGMFGFKTKEGFKAEAGAEKAPEVKF; encoded by the coding sequence ATGAGTACAAAAAGTCTTACCCTGATTGTTATAGCGGCATTGGTATTGATACTGGGCGGATGCGGCTGTCGCGGTTACAATGGCCTGGTAGTTCAGGATGAAACCGTGAATAAAGCATGGAATAACGTACAAAGCGATTATCAGCGTCGTGCCGATCTGATCCCTAACCTGGTGAACACCGTAAAAGGAGAAGCCAATTTCGAACAGACCACTTTACAGAACGTGATACAGGCCCGGGCCAGCGCTACACAGATAAAAGTAGATCCTAAAGACCTCACTCCTGAGAAATTACAACAGTTCCAGCAGGCACAAGGTCAACTTTCACAAGCCCTCGGCCGTTTGCTGATGGTGAGCGAGAATTATCCCAACCTGCGCGCCAATGATGCATTCCGCGGATTACAGGCGCAACTGGAAGGAACGGAGAACAGGATCAAAGTATCCCGCAACGATTTCAACCAGGCAGTGGCCGATTACAATGTGAAAGCCCGTTCTTTCCCGATGAATATTTTGGCCGGTATGTTCGGCTTTAAAACCAAGGAAGGATTCAAGGCCGAAGCCGGTGCCGAAAAAGCGCCTGAAGTAAAATTCTAA
- a CDS encoding DUF4407 domain-containing protein, translating to MKEKTSPAAYVHRGAGAPSRWNRFLWWLATAEEELIRDCMIDRNRYAIIGMSVMGTWLFATFAWTYFFSTVTSNLPIACFLGFFMGCIILSIDRALIKGITRSNKRKFIPLVFRGLLAVTIGVFMAQPALLYLFDKEIHVQTSLDNEHRKKEKRMRQDSLYQASRADLLRSKNELEQQLSTKYGEVSQARQTFIAETDGTGGSKRPGLKDVAKAKQDEYQKLGIEYQQMEGQLRPRLRMVDSSLHAIDLTVQKEQQAFEALLNDGFITRIEALNHLVKDNPAVAFRYYLLVALLMLIELMPVIAKTLLPTGSYDEKVRLREELEKETIQKDHDRELSVRQIYGEGALEQDSRFIKDFFATASRNQYENMRQYLSTWVDDGRSLDQVWYDVKKNMFTKQHN from the coding sequence ATGAAGGAAAAGACCAGTCCTGCTGCCTATGTACATAGGGGTGCGGGTGCCCCCAGCAGATGGAACCGTTTTTTATGGTGGTTGGCAACAGCCGAAGAAGAATTGATCAGGGATTGCATGATCGATCGCAACCGTTACGCCATTATAGGTATGAGCGTGATGGGCACCTGGTTATTTGCCACTTTTGCCTGGACCTATTTTTTCAGTACCGTTACCTCTAACCTGCCAATCGCTTGTTTCCTGGGTTTTTTTATGGGTTGCATCATCCTTTCCATAGACAGGGCCCTGATCAAGGGTATCACCCGCAGCAACAAACGCAAGTTCATTCCCCTGGTTTTCCGTGGACTGCTGGCAGTGACCATTGGTGTTTTCATGGCACAACCTGCTTTGCTTTACTTGTTCGATAAAGAGATCCATGTACAGACTTCGCTGGATAATGAGCACCGGAAAAAAGAAAAGCGCATGCGCCAGGACTCGCTTTACCAGGCATCGCGTGCTGATCTGCTGCGTTCTAAAAATGAGCTGGAACAACAACTCTCCACAAAATATGGTGAAGTGAGCCAGGCCAGGCAGACATTCATTGCTGAAACCGATGGTACTGGTGGAAGTAAAAGACCCGGATTGAAAGATGTGGCGAAGGCCAAGCAGGATGAATACCAGAAACTGGGTATCGAATACCAGCAAATGGAAGGACAACTGCGGCCACGGCTCCGCATGGTTGATAGTTCATTGCACGCCATCGATCTCACTGTTCAAAAAGAGCAACAGGCTTTTGAAGCGTTGTTAAACGACGGTTTCATCACGCGCATTGAAGCGCTCAATCACCTGGTGAAAGACAATCCGGCCGTGGCTTTCCGTTATTACCTGCTCGTAGCATTGTTGATGCTGATCGAGCTCATGCCTGTGATCGCAAAAACATTGTTGCCTACCGGCTCTTACGATGAAAAAGTGCGGTTACGTGAAGAGCTGGAGAAAGAGACCATCCAGAAAGACCACGATCGCGAGCTCTCTGTGAGGCAGATATATGGTGAAGGGGCCCTTGAGCAGGACAGCCGTTTCATTAAAGACTTTTTTGCCACTGCATCACGCAACCAGTACGAGAACATGCGCCAGTACCTTTCTACCTGGGTGGATGACGGCCGGAGTCTCGACCAGGTATGGTATGATGTGAAGAAAAACATGTTCACCAAACAGCACAACTGA
- a CDS encoding tetratricopeptide repeat protein, translating to MRENPYREDREELKELLRQYQNLKQGRSHSFLEEEAFERIIDYFDDKDNLPEALEAAETGLEQFPYSSQLMIKKADLLLATRKYREALDVLEMAELYDSSDINLYILKTDAYLALDQQAKAVELLESALRLFEGEERLDLLFELADVYDDYEEFDKVFDCLKLILEEEPNNEEALYKICFWTDFTGRNEESIRLHQQIIEDYPFSELAWFNLAAAYQGLKLYEKAIDAYQYAVAIDEKFDYAYRNMGDAYLRLRKYKEAIEVLEKVLELTRPEDVIYEAIGHCYHRMGNYAQARFHYKKAVHLNPDDSKLHYKIAVTYMLEQQWQSAVKQLENAMRIHRSVPEYNLAMGECKMNLNQFKDAIQYFGAVVRYKTKNVAGWEALIRCLIKAEFYDEAIEQCMAASKATEGKPVFLFYHSAVLFIMGKSKEALVKLETAMEKAPRLLKKFVEINPSILQNNHVVDIVARYKKGKKI from the coding sequence ATGAGAGAAAACCCGTATCGTGAAGACCGAGAGGAACTGAAGGAGCTATTGAGACAATACCAGAATCTGAAACAGGGCCGTAGCCATAGTTTCCTTGAAGAAGAGGCTTTTGAACGTATTATAGATTATTTTGATGATAAAGATAATCTCCCTGAAGCACTTGAAGCGGCCGAGACCGGCCTGGAACAATTCCCTTATTCTTCCCAGTTGATGATCAAAAAGGCAGATTTGCTGCTGGCTACCCGTAAATACCGGGAGGCGCTCGATGTGCTGGAAATGGCGGAATTGTACGACAGCAGTGATATCAACCTCTATATCCTCAAAACAGATGCTTACCTCGCGCTCGACCAGCAAGCCAAAGCCGTGGAACTGCTCGAATCGGCCTTGCGCCTTTTTGAGGGGGAAGAGCGGCTTGACCTGCTCTTTGAGCTGGCCGATGTGTACGACGATTATGAAGAGTTCGATAAGGTATTCGATTGCCTCAAACTGATACTGGAAGAAGAGCCCAATAATGAAGAGGCGCTGTACAAGATCTGTTTCTGGACAGATTTTACCGGCCGTAATGAAGAAAGCATACGCCTGCACCAGCAGATCATCGAAGATTATCCGTTCAGCGAGCTGGCCTGGTTCAACCTGGCGGCGGCTTACCAGGGATTGAAACTCTATGAAAAAGCCATCGATGCATACCAGTATGCGGTGGCCATCGATGAAAAGTTCGACTATGCTTACCGCAACATGGGTGATGCTTACCTGCGGTTGAGAAAATACAAGGAAGCCATTGAAGTGTTGGAAAAAGTACTGGAACTAACGCGCCCCGAAGATGTGATCTATGAAGCCATCGGCCATTGCTATCACCGTATGGGCAATTATGCACAGGCGCGCTTTCATTACAAGAAAGCGGTGCACCTGAACCCCGATGACAGCAAGCTGCACTACAAGATAGCCGTTACCTATATGCTGGAACAACAGTGGCAAAGCGCCGTGAAGCAACTGGAGAATGCCATGCGCATTCACCGCTCGGTGCCGGAATATAACCTGGCCATGGGGGAATGCAAGATGAACCTCAACCAGTTCAAGGATGCCATCCAATATTTCGGAGCAGTAGTGCGCTATAAAACCAAGAATGTGGCCGGATGGGAAGCTTTGATCCGCTGCCTGATCAAAGCGGAATTTTACGATGAAGCGATAGAGCAATGCATGGCGGCATCGAAAGCCACAGAAGGCAAACCGGTATTCCTGTTCTATCACAGCGCCGTTCTTTTCATCATGGGTAAGAGCAAAGAAGCCCTGGTGAAACTGGAAACAGCGATGGAAAAAGCGCCCAGGCTCCTGAAAAAATTTGTAGAGATCAACCCGTCCATACTGCAAAACAACCACGTGGTAGATATAGTAGCCCGCTACAAGAAGGGCAAAAAAATATAG